The Gemmatimonadota bacterium DNA window ATTGGGGGCCGGACCACCAACCAGGAGTATCTGGCCAACATCATGAGCGTGAAGCACGGCAGTGTGATCGAGCACGCCGTGTGGACTCTTCTGCTCGAGGGGGTAAGCCGGGCCCTGACGCACGAGCTGGTGCGCCACCGCCCCTTCTCCTTTTCCCAGCTCAGTCAGCGCTACGTCGACGAATCCCAGGTCGCATTCGTGCTGCCGCCGGAGATCCAGGAGGGGAGCGAGGCCTTTCAGACGTGGAGCCGGAGCTGCGAGCGCACACTCGAGGAGTACCGCGCGCTCCTCGCCCAGATCGAACAGCAGGTTCAGGACGAGCCCTCGAAAACCACGCGCCGCAAACGCGCCCGGCAAACCGCGCGCAGTCTGCTGCCCAACGCCACGGAAACCAAAGTTGTCGTAACCGGCAACGCCCGCGCCTGGCGCCACTTCATCGAGCTGCGCGGGTCCGATACCGCCGATACCGAGATCCGCCGCCTCGCCCTCACGGTGCTCCGCCTGCTGCAAGCCGAGGCGCCCCACCTGTTCGGCGACTACCGCGTGGTCCAGCGCGAGAACGGCATGCAGGTCGTGGAAACGGAGTTCCCAGGAGTCTGAAGTACGTCTTCGCGCCGACGCGCATGAGCGCTTTCGGGATCTTTCTCGATTTCCTGGCCGTCGTTTTGCTCGGCC harbors:
- the thyX gene encoding FAD-dependent thymidylate synthase; the protein is MQIFREPKVTLLARQQFLGAPHIHWQSDSQVPGQALAEFAGRVCYLSFGPDAGIEGGHKLIGGRTTNQEYLANIMSVKHGSVIEHAVWTLLLEGVSRALTHELVRHRPFSFSQLSQRYVDESQVAFVLPPEIQEGSEAFQTWSRSCERTLEEYRALLAQIEQQVQDEPSKTTRRKRARQTARSLLPNATETKVVVTGNARAWRHFIELRGSDTADTEIRRLALTVLRLLQAEAPHLFGDYRVVQRENGMQVVETEFPGV